A single window of Oncorhynchus keta strain PuntledgeMale-10-30-2019 chromosome 34, Oket_V2, whole genome shotgun sequence DNA harbors:
- the gpatch4 gene encoding G patch domain-containing protein 4 translates to MAETVQEKSRGLKFAEQQLLRHGWEQGKGLGRQENGISEAIKVKVKCDKGGVGHRQGEQFTFHWWDHVFNKASSSLEVESGENGVQVKKLVEEEEEGMISNKKPTKAMLGRDKLYGCFVKSATLLAGLEQPEQKSSSTDDSSSSSDEDQRLDLSSTTKLSDADLVKACGGRTAHKGARHGLTMSAKLARLEQQEQEFMAKYGKKNQLAAATPDSVTTQPAAQIPEVELIHETPGKKTKKKKRKNHSEDTCENVAEENDDSAVVSRSTNMKIKVKKKKKKKSLKENTGEVAVVPVEEELTSVEDNTADNAQPTKRKRSKQRKVLEEGESCYLNGEVCETDIISIESEAGGGCEDASEGEGATRRQTDSYTTTKKKKSSKNKEVAEEMEHSKDRESNQSETVADTPPKKKKKRDGAIERTVEEEPKIKGKKNKCKAVKQTVEDSLHDVLDSIPLKKKKKAKQQEPV, encoded by the exons ATGGCAGAAACTGTTCAGGAAAAGAGCCGTGGACTGAAGTTTGCAGAGCAACAGCTACTGCGTCATGGCTGGGAACAAG GTAAAGGTCTTGGTCGGCAGGAGAATGGTATATCTGAGGCTATCAAAGTCAAAGTGAAATGTGACAAGGGAGGAGTGGGACATCGTCAAGGGGAGCAGTTCACCTTCCATTGGTGGGACCATGTCTTCAACAAAGCATCTTCTAGCCTGGAAGTGGAATCTGGCGAG AATGGTGTGCAGGTGAAGAagttggtggaggaggaagaggaaggaatgATCTCCAATAAGAAGCCAACGAAAGCCATGTTGGGAAGAGACAAACTTTATGGATGCTTTGTGAAG TCTGCAACCCTCCTGGCAGGactggagcagccagagcagaaGTCCTCCAGTACAGatgacagcagcagcagctctgATGAGGACCAGAGACTGGACCTCTCCAGCACCACCAA GCTATCAGACGCTGACCTGGTGAAGGCTTGTGGAGGACGCACCGCCCACAA AGGAGCCAGACATGGCCTTACCATGAGTGCCAAGCTAGCCAGACTGGAGCAGCAGGAGCAAGAGTTCATGGCAAAGTATGGCAAGAAAAACCAACTAGCGGCTGCAACACCAGATAGCGTCACTACCCAGCCAGCTGCCCAGATCCCTGAGGTTGAACTGATCCATGAGACCCCGGGGAAGAAAACCAAAAAGAAAAAGAGGAAGAATCACTCAGAGGATACCTGTGAGAATGTGGCTGAAGAGAACGATGattctgctgttgtctccagAAGTACCAACAtgaaaataaaggtgaaaaagaagaaaaagaagaaaagTTTAAAGGAGAACACTGGGGAGGTGGCGGTGGTTCCTGTAGAGGAGGAACTAACGTCTGTGGAAGATAATACAGCAGACAATGCTCAGCCAACCAAGAGGAAACGTTCAAAACAGAGGAAGGTGTTGGAAGAGGGCGAGAGCTGTTATCTAAATGGAGAGGTGTGTGAAACTGATATCATTTCTATAGAGAGTGAAGCCGGAGGAGGCTGTGAAGACGCCTCGGAGGGAGAAGGTGCCACTCGGCGACAGACGGACTCCTACACTACTACCAAGAAGAAGAAGTCCTCCAAGAACAAAGAGGTGGCTGAGGAGATGGAACACTCTAAAGATAGAGAATCCAACCAATCAGAAACTGTGGCGGACACCCCtccaaaaaagaaaaagaaacggGATGGAGCAATAGAGAGAACAGTGGAGGAGGAACctaaaataaaaggtaaaaaaaataaatgcaaaGCGGTCAAGCAGACCGTAGAGGACAGTTTGCACGATGTATTGGACTCCATACCtctaaaaaagaaaaagaaagctAAACAACAGGAACCAGTTTGA